TTCCCTcgcctcctgtctttctctctgttcacgATTCATCTCACGGTGAGCACGGGACTCCCTTGGCCCTTTTGTGATCCAGCCATCTGcatccactttctcttccttccactgCCGTGATGGAACTGGCCTGTTTTCTTTTCCAGTACGAGTGTTGCTATCACGGCCAAGTCTGTGATCACGATCTCTACCCATTCCTGATCGACCAGATTCCCTCTGTGAAAAATCTCTCTGATGGTCCCGAGTATAATCTCGCCTATCTTTCATCCCACTATTTGGTAATGTCCGTTTGTCTTCCCGGCCTCCACGCTGCTCCCTAGGTACAGGTCGTGTCTCCAatttattaatactactgttgctgctgctgctactgctgctgctactggcAACTACATTACTGGTGGTATTTGAAGTTGTAGACGAGGAAACTGTGGAACAGCTAGAGGATAATGAAACTGTGGTTGGTGCTGTGCTTAGAACATCTTGAGATGATGgtaaagtggtagtagtagatgaGGTTTGACTAGCTTGGGTAGTAGCTGCTGTGGATGTTGGAGTTGAGGCTACTGGAGGTACTGCAGCTGCAGAGACTGAAGGGGCAGGAGAAGTACTGCTGGAGGGAATAGAGGGTTCTAAAGGCAAATCCTTCTCTCCCACAGAGGACTGTGATGGGGCACGGGGTTTTGCGGTTCCTTTCATTACATCTGAGAAACGCTGAGTGTCACTTCCCCATGCAGAAGGCAGTGATTCAggctgtctcttctcttctgcaACTGGAACTTGCTCATCAGAACCTGCAAAAATGTATGTTGTGTtaatacacacattttttcatGACCTGAAGTGGTTGTTTCTACATCTACACCTGCAGCCTTCAAAGTCATTACTGACAAGTTTTTCTTATAGCAAATATTGTAGAAAACATCTGCACTTTGAAAGTGAGTAGAAGGGGCCCCACCATCATAAAAGACCAAGAGTAGGCACAAATCAAAAAAGTTAAGAACCACTATTTTGGTCTATTCTAAAGAGGTGTGAATCAGACCAATTATCTTAAAAACAACCTGTAAATGCTGTTATCCCATTCAAAGAcccaatgtaaataataatgagaaaaataagcaCAACAATCAAGGCCAAACCTCTGCCTTCCAACTGATGTCAGAAGAGGTTGGTTTTAGTCACCTGGAAGTGGGGGAAAAGCTGCAGCCTCAAGGTCaaactgtggttgtggtggttgaggaggaggagttgctTCTTGGCTATTTCCCTGTTTTGGGTTGTCATTGCTAGGAGGCTGTGTGGTACCTCCCCGTTGAGGCATGCTACGGTTACCACCACTTGTCTGGGTCTCCTCTTCCCGACCTCGTGGTCGTCGGCGTACACCACGATTCCTGGGGCAAAACCAGTTTTTGAAACTGGATTTCACAAGTAAATAGGCCAATTATATGCTACTCTTATTTACAAAGTCTACAActaaacctattttttttttttttttaagtgaagtgTGTTAGTACATCATTAAAAAAAGCCTACTCACAATTGTCTAGGTTGTTGAGGGTCCCTAGGTCCtgggtgatattgataatgaccatgataatgatcattattgtagttgttccGGTGTGGTGGACCAGGAGCCTGATGCTGAGCATGATGCTGCTGCTGTGTGGGTCCATGTGCCTGGTGCTGCTGGGCTGGTTGATGTGAGGTACTTGTGGTGGTAGCAACACTGACTGTGGCTGCTGAAGTTGTTGATGCAACAGTGGCAGACACACTTGCCACAGTAGTTGTGGATACTGAGGAATTGAGCATAGAGGTACTGGAGAAGGGAGGACTGGCAGTAGTGGTATGCACAGGCGTCTGTGCTAATGACACAGGTGATGGGCTACTGCTACTAGATGCCTTGGAGACTGTAACCACTTCTTTCTTTTCAGCCCGGATCACAGGTGTTGCTGGACCCGTTGGGGGACTAAATGATGTGTATAAGTTAGACTGACTAGCTATTGCGAGATCGCACTGAGCAAAGCTCTGGTTATTGGTTCCAGCTGATGTTGCTGCTGATGgctgtggtggagggggaggtggagggggaggaggggcagtggTGCTAGTGGGAGGCTGGGAATTCCTGTGTGTAGACTGGGATGGGGACTGGGAGGACTGTGGTCTATGGTGGGGATGTGGCCTCTGCGGTGGATAATGTGGGAAGTGATTTTGATGATTTCCATGATTGTTGCTATTCCCTCCGCTTCCTTGGCCAGCCCCACTATTATGACGGTTGTCAACTTTATCATATCTGCCATCACGGTGTTTTGAATTCCTGGAAGGATACCTATATATTAATTTTACTCTGGCTGACTTATGCTACTTATATTTGTAATGTAAATGTAATCAATGACAAACATAAAGAAGACTTACCTTCTGTTACCGTTATATCTAACATTATGGTTACTTGGGGGCTTGAAGGCAGCTTGTGGTGAGAGTCCATTGAACTGCAGAAACCCGTTGATGTCATAGAACCCACCTGGGGCTGTCCACTGCACCATGTTTGGGTAGAACTGAAAAAGTTAATCTCTAATTAGACTGATCATCTCTCAAACCTTAACTATTTCATGATTATCTTGACACACATTTTATTAATAACCCAAGCTCTGGGAAAGAATGAGTGAAACTACGACCCCACCCcctccaaaacaaaaaaaagcttaTTATCTATACCAGCTTAAAATCATATAATTTTCCTGTGTAGATTAGCACATGAACAAATCAAAGAACTGTACCAAAAAAGTAATGAGTTGaaaaatttatattaaaacaTCTATTAATGTTTAACAATCAATTATGTGCCTGATAAATGCAAAAGTAACATGCATTCAATGGAACATTCACAGGAATAGCTCATTTGGAAAACTGAAATTGCTGTAGTTTTCAAATTCTAGGAGGGAAAGGACAAATCCACTAGTGAAATACACATATTAATCAGAATGCGGTTTTCTATACACACTGCAGGATTTACATCAACAGCTACCAAATCTATTCTTTAACCTATCCATGACAAACTTTCCCCTTAGTATACTGTGAAAATTAGAAGTCTGAGAAATAAATTTACTCTATGCTCCTGGCTGCAGATTGAGCCTACCAAAAACTGTGAAGCACACACAAGTAAAAGCTATGCATGACATAGATACTTGCCAACCAGCATTTTGGCCTGGTCTGCCCTAACATGAATTACATCTTGGGTTAAACAGCAAGAGCATTCATTCTGATTACAATACACAACCTTTGCTCGACTTCCAAAACTTTcctaaattaaaaaaaggaatttagtAGCCCCAATACAATTGATTCAATTGCCGAGGCCTGCTGCAGTCTCTACTGGATTGCAAGGTTTTAAATTCAAAAACCaagtttaaatatgaatatataaagagccCTTCAGTAATGAGAACAACTAGCAAGTCATTGATATAAGTATGGATGAATACCCAACATTACAAATGACAACAATGCATCTATTTCCTCCACTATGtctaacatttaagacaatttcACACAACATAAGAACATATCCTGCTCCAGTATGAATTAATACTTCTAAGGATGACTCTCTTCAAATTCAAATTCTGCCACTTTCAAAAATCCAATACTGTGCTTGAAAGTGCAGCTTAACAGATGAGCAAGAGAAAATTTCCAGTTGGAAATAAGTATGCACAATTGAGAAACAACAAACACTAAGTTACTTACAAAGGCAGCTGGCGTTGTGTAAGAATATGTGTACGAGTTGGCAGTAACGGTTGAAGGCGTTGATGAATACATAAACCGTTGTCCCCCGGGGTTGTTGAAATTGGTATTTGGAGCAGGAGTTCCAGGTCCTCCCGGTAACCCAGCTGAACCTGGGGTTGAGGGAGGACCagatccttccttcccctcacctcctcctttatttccatatgatggtaatactgataaacaACCTAGTCTGGACACTGGCTTTGTCTTTATTCTGGCAAGGATGGGCTTATCCTGAAATaaggaaatattttttgttaagGACAACTGATATGAAAACCCAACAACTTTTCAAAGCACATTAACCCCTTTGATCTGGGTGATATGATTGCTGTGACACAACCTTTGCTATAACATATCACAAAATAATGTACCAAAGAACAACATATAATTTTCAATGTATTCAGAGTGTACAACATCTTTAAATTGATACCATACCTTGAAAGTCTTGACAACACCTCGGAGGTACCAATAGGCTTTTTGTGCATCTTCATCAGATTCAAATGTAACATACCAAGAGGAATTGTGAACAAATTCACAAGAAACTACCTTAGGGCACTCGTCACTTTTGAACATCGCCTGTAAGAGAAGTATACATCTCCATTATACTCTAACTTGATCTACTGGGACCACTACAGTAACCTGTAAAGTATCTGAATTAATCATCAATCACGTTAGTAGTGATTCTTGGCCCAAACCTGGTTTTAAGAACTTTGCCAAAAACATTCACCAAGACAACAGTGATTTTCAACCTTTGGCTTTATAACTAAAGTAAAGACAATATTCTTTTCACAAAGAAAGCAAATCAAACAGCACCATGGACCAGTCTTTTTATCATGTGgagacagtatatacatatatatgactatgaccCATGATGGATAATCTGTACATACCTCTATTTCTTCAACTGGAGTAGACTCAGGAATTTCTCTTAGAATCACAATGCATCTTTTATAGTTGGGCCGAACTCTGTTATTTTCTTCGTCTAGCTGGACAAAAGGCGATTCTGTAAATGTGAGCAAGAGCATATATAAACCTTTGAGCTATTTTTCCTCAAATGTACGTAATGGATGTTCTTGCCAACACTTATGTGAACAAAAATACATTCAAAATATTAAAACCCTTAGACTTTCTTGTGCCTCACAATTAGCTTAAAAAGTATAGCACAGGTAAAATCATACCTTTGAGAGCTTCTACAATAATGCTGTGGTCCTTAGTGATGCTCTTAAATTGTGAGCAATTTGCCAGTATATAAACTGGCACATACTGGTCACTGTCCATCTGAGAGATCAGGTATGGGTCGTTGCTCAGGTTCTCCCTGAAATAGAGGTTGCTTTTACACGAGTTCTAAAACCTCTCTCATTATTTTAGTGCACAAAAATAAGTAATTCAATTTttgtaaaagaaatgaaagaaagaaagaaagaaagaaagaaaaagaatgatacaaaaaattatatactttTAACAGGTTTGTTACTACAATCAGTTAGTTATTTGCTATATGTGTAACAAATAAATTACTGTGCAGTTTTCCTTTGGCACTCAATCTGCCACATAGCCATATTTTAGAGGTTACATGGAAACGATGAGTGCAAAACTTTGACCTTGCATATCTACAGGCCTAAACTTCCCAACCTTTCCCCCATTCTGAAGTTAATAGTTGACACTTTCAGGCAAACCCTCAGAATGTATACTTCTGAAACTTGATGGGAAAACTGCAAAGTGCAGCCTGTATTAAATAATAGTCGACTGTATCTGAATATTATGCTAGATAGAGATCAGAATGTTAGACACATCTTATAAAATTAGATAACTCATTTGGTTGAATGTATTAATGATACCCAAACTCTGTAGGTTCTGAAATTGTGGGTCATGCTGACATGGAAAATAATCCTGCAGTCTATATTTTCTTCATCACTGccggatgaagaaaataaataaaaattctacaccTCGAGGATAAATGGCAACGAGCCGACTTTTGAGGGCAGGAGTttgctacatcaagccgaatgcCCCGCTCGAAGCGCTCTGGCATGTCGCCGCTATATACAGCTGCACTCTGCAGACCAAGCTACTACTGCtccagagaagaaaaaataataattaataagtcTTAACTCACCTAGAAAAGAAATATTCCACTTGCTGTGCCACCAACTGCTGTATCTGGTCCCGGGTGAGTTGCTGAGGCTGCTGGGTGGGCTGCTGTTGTGGTTGTGCTGGAGGGGTTGCCGTGGGCGTACTCGGAGTGGGAGTCTGTGCTGGTGTTGTCTGTGTGCCCTGTGTCTCGCTTGTAGTTGTGTCCTCTTTACTGCTACTTTCAGGAATCGGTTCTTCTGGCTTTTCCAGGTTTTCAGTAGAGGGAGCATTGCTACTACTAGAGTCTGGGGTGGGCActgaggcagggaggggggaggcacttGGTCGACTGCTCTCGGGAGACACTTCCCCATTCTGCTGGCTGCTGCCCAGGGGAGTGCATGCCTTTGCATTCCCCTCTTGATCTGCATTCTGTCCAGCTGCTGCCATGTCTTGAACTGTGTTGTCAACTTGCACAGCTTTACCAGGGGCTTGGCTTGTGGGACCACTGGTGCCACTAGTTGTGTCTGGGGAGGAGCTACAAGGCTCCACTGGAGACTCTACTGCCATGGGTCCAGGAGTATCAGGAGTGTGGGGGCAAACCCCACAATACTGCTTGCCAACATCCCCATTCATCAAGGGGTAAACTGGAATGTGAAAAGAGCAAATTAGTATCATCCATATTATGGGTATCTATAACCAAAAAATGAATACCTATAACCTTTAAAATGTATGATTAACAGCCTGGCTTtaacaaaatctttaaaaaaatgaggGAAGAATTGCTGCTCTAATTTCATCTAACAAATGTCCACAACCatcaaataaaaccaaacaacaaacacCTCATTCCTTGATTTAACCATACAAAAGTTTTTAACCTCTGGGGTATGATGATACCTAAATGGTGTCATTATTGCAACGAACCAGTTCCCCCTTTTCAGAATTTATCAGTGTGGTAGAAGCTGGACTGGTTTTGGGTGTCACAGGTGACCTCCCACTTTCTGTCAAGAGTACTTAAATGGGTTATTGGTCCAGGGAGTATTCTATACAGCTTTATGAATGTTATCTCCTCCCTTACGGATACCGGAGTGGTATTTACATAGGGACTTTGACTGTTCTTTGCGATTTCTTCACGGATTTGTGCTACTGCTACATCTTGAAGTCAATACTGCTACTTAGAACAAGCATTTCATTTGTTACAGAACCTACGATGGTAACTGATTGCAGTAATACAAATTAACTATATACTGCAATAAATGttcttatattataatattacacacaccatatatatttaactaATCTGGGCAACTGTGTTTATTGGCATTGCAttgcatacataaattaatacttGTGGCATCACTTGTACTTTCTAATAGAAAATTTCTGTCACTATGTAGGAAACAGATAACTTAATGGTTTGGCAATACATCAAAGTCAACCCCTATGGTTTACTTGTCACTACTTAGTTATCCTTATGTCTTTGAGTCTGCAGATTTGTCTTTGACAACCCAAAAATATTCTTGACAGCCAGTTTTTGTCTATGACTCCACTTAGGATTTAAGACAGGTAAGGAAGTGTCACATATATGTAAGGATTTCATTTAAAATTATATTGCAAATTTACATGTCGAAGATAATTCAGCATTAGAATGATGAGGAAAGCTTTGATGCCCCTTTTGAATTATTGTCAAACTTTAATCAAgccattttcaatatttttacttttattttctatacaTGTCTGTAAGAACTGTTTCAATCCATCcataagcattttttttcctgttgtagATTATTCAGCATTAGAAATAATATGAAAAGCTTGGAGGCACCATTACATTTATGGTCAAAAGTTAAGTGACTCGTTTAGTTTTCAACTATGTGAAAAATACAAATAGTACAGTATGCCTTTACAACCGATGCAATGCAAATAAATGAGGGGTGCCACATTAAAATTTATACATACTAAAtgtttaacatcatcataatacaaGTAAAATCTATTGCAATATTtgccttattgttattaatatttagttatcatatcattacaatAAATTATCAACATAGGGTCTATAACACTGTAAATGTTTCTTCAAATTAGCAGCTTTAACTTGAGCTGTGGAAACAAGGCAAACTGTCGACAAATTTCTAGGAATGGTGAAGCCCTTTGGTGAATACTGTCCCCTGGCCCATCAACAACCTCTGGATTCATTTTTACTCCCTATGTTCAATCTATATGGTGTATTCCAAGTCATGAGATTAAGCAGAATAATAACCTTACATAGAATTTTTCTTGTACAAAAATTCCCCGAGTGCTAACAATAGTGGCACAATATCTTCGTAATATGTCAAAAAGTTATGATAATTTGACAGTCAATACAGCTGAACATGTACATACTATGGATTGCCATGAGAAAAATTATTATCAAATGCACTGCCTTACagggttaacccaatgccgacgggtatgacgtgtaggtacgtgctatgcccactgtgagtacttgtttgattgtttttacacatagagggctacacttgtaccaagtcaccaatgagccagttacgagtactacctgtctcgcccgtttacccttttctttgatttatgaaatattttacattatcttattttgctgtcactgatgttaaaaaacattataataattatgtttctaataaaaataacaccattgatattcatagcactagtaaaaaatacgtttttcccgccaattcaaatcaggtaaggtcacacggtctactaattgactcctttgtggctgagcactagcagagccatctatgggcagacatttcacaaaaaatatagaaaataggaacagcattttccccattttttattcattttccccggcggcattgggttaaccaaAAAAGCTCCCCTTATATGCTATAGaataatgttgttactattattatagtccaTACGATAAAACACCAAAAATGCTCCCCTTATATGCTATagaataatgttgttattattaaatgaAGATTTCTTTCCAAATCATCACTATAACACTGATACCACAGTTTTGCCATTCAGACTTGGCTTTGGTCTGTATTGTTACATTATAATTACATACTTTCCTGGCCTAGCTATGACTATACTGGCTTCAAATTGCAATTTATTAAGTGCAAAAGCCAGTACATACTTTCTTTCTAATTGCTTTTGCATTTTGATCAGTTCagtaagaacgaaaaaaaaaaaaaaaaaatctaataattacaactcaaagaagaaaaactgaaaacTCCACCATTTGCAATTTCATGGctctcttaacccaatggcgacgggtcacggctatcgcctgtcataacaatacgcacgatgtgaggcatGCGGCTGACCGCAGCGGCgtcgcgccaaaacgccccgaggcaatgattcggcttgatgtaccgatatcacgcgctcagagtcggcgcgctgccgccgttcaccagagcgtagagttttttttaatttgctatacccggcgccattgggttaaaactaTATGTGATTTTCCTATGAAAGAGTTGAAATGAGCTTATTGTTATTCAATATACTTTCAAGATTATATAAAGTAATTCTTAttgttcctaaaaaaaaaaaaaaaaaaaaaaaaaaagtttagcttAGATAGCTTGGTTATCCTCAGTTTCCTTGATTGTGGGCTTTGGTCTGGGAAAATGGATAATAGTTCCTGGTTTTGAGTTTGATTCCAAAGTTAGACAAACCTTGTAAACCATAAAATCAACTGAAGCTCCCATGTTCTTGGGTGTTACGGAGTTTTGGATGGAGTAAGTTTTTGCTTGGTTTACATAGAGGAAGTTTTGTTACATGGCCTGCAAGGGTAAAGTTGAGGGAGTGGCCCATGAATAAAGAATTCTCAAATGATAAAATCTAAGTGGCTATAACAACTctatagcaatattaatagttatGCTATATCAAGccctaataaaaagtaaaatcttCTTGAAATGGATACAATGTTTACATTTCATATCATTTACACAGATAATCCAACTTGCAATCTAGATATTTTTGAGAATCTCCATCAAGGTTGTTATCAAGTCACATTACAATTCCTAAATGGTAAACCAGCTGGAATAACAACGATACCCTCTTAGTATATGTtgtagataaaaaataacaagatcACTATAGGGTATGGACTAAAAACACTACAGTCATGTTGAAGCTTAAAGCACTTAAGGTATTTGAGATCACTTACTTTGACAATACAGCTATTAGTTTCATACAAACACAATTGGTTCACATTTTGATATGAGgacagtgcagagagagagagagattatgcccTTAAAAATCTGCCAAGGGAAGGAAAGTCTACAATGACCTGTCAAAGATAGTCCCACACTGACCTAACCACTAACACAGGCCACCATGTTTTGGCATTGGCAAAAGATGATAAAGCACCATAGACTTATGGCAATACAAAGTTTGCACACCACTTTAGTGATCTACTGTCAAGTCAGGAATTGGTCCATTATGTGTCTTGCAGAATATATGTAGTGGAGGGGTTCAAGTGCAAACTGGATCTCTTCTTTACATAGACAACTTATCTTATATTACTAGTTGTGTTTTGTCCAGTGTCCTCATACCTCAAAACTGTATTGTATCTTTGACAGGTTAATCATTTGTAGAAAATTGAATTCTCTAAAATTAATATAGTAGAAATGGTATAGTGACAAATGTGAGCAACTTCAGCCAAAAGAGAAGCCTAGATGTtaaaaagataatacaaaatataatggtACTGTTTTCATGTGTGACAATCACACTATTGATtgacaaaaaaaatgaatcaataaCCTGATGAAATCTAAGACTCCATTTATGTTTCCAGCACAAAATGAAAATTAAGCCATGATAAAGAAATACAAACTGAGGCAGCCTTTTCAATCTTCATCCCTGGTTATTAATGAACTGATAGGTTTGTTTAAATTGATGTGCTTTTGCCTTCAAAAGAACAATCAACAGGGGAAAACAATAACTCGAGGACA
Above is a window of Penaeus chinensis breed Huanghai No. 1 chromosome 19, ASM1920278v2, whole genome shotgun sequence DNA encoding:
- the LOC125035076 gene encoding uncharacterized protein KIAA1522-like isoform X2: MQELETSPLMGQTPHPWCLKVSGGGGAVLNPEASVFHLPPTPGLMPTSQHTPTINGYHTHVYPLMNGDVGKQYCGVCPHTPDTPGPMAVESPVEPCSSSPDTTSGTSGPTSQAPGKAVQVDNTVQDMAAAGQNADQEGNAKACTPLGSSQQNGEVSPESSRPSASPLPASVPTPDSSSSNAPSTENLEKPEEPIPESSSKEDTTTSETQGTQTTPAQTPTPSTPTATPPAQPQQQPTQQPQQLTRDQIQQLVAQQVEYFFSRENLSNDPYLISQMDSDQYVPVYILANCSQFKSITKDHSIIVEALKESPFVQLDEENNRVRPNYKRCIVILREIPESTPVEEIEAMFKSDECPKVVSCEFVHNSSWYVTFESDEDAQKAYWYLRGVVKTFKDKPILARIKTKPVSRLGCLSVLPSYGNKGGGEGKEGSGPPSTPGSAGLPGGPGTPAPNTNFNNPGGQRFMYSSTPSTVTANSYTYSYTTPAAFFYPNMVQWTAPGGFYDINGFLQFNGLSPQAAFKPPSNHNVRYNGNRRNSKHRDGRYDKVDNRHNSGAGQGSGGNSNNHGNHQNHFPHYPPQRPHPHHRPQSSQSPSQSTHRNSQPPTSTTAPPPPPPPPPPQPSAATSAGTNNQSFAQCDLAIASQSNLYTSFSPPTGPATPVIRAEKKEVVTVSKASSSSSPSPVSLAQTPVHTTTASPPFSSTSMLNSSVSTTTVASVSATVASTTSAATVSVATTTSTSHQPAQQHQAHGPTQQQHHAQHQAPGPPHRNNYNNDHYHGHYQYHPGPRDPQQPRQFFKNWFCPRNRGVRRRPRGREEETQTSGGNRSMPQRGGTTQPPSNDNPKQGNSQEATPPPQPPQPQFDLEAAAFPPLPGSDEQVPVAEEKRQPESLPSAWGSDTQRFSDVMKGTAKPRAPSQSSVGEKDLPLEPSIPSSSTSPAPSVSAAAVPPVASTPTSTAATTQASQTSSTTTTLPSSQDVLSTAPTTVSLSSSCSTVSSSTTSNTTSNVVASSSSSSSSSNSSINKLETRPVPREQRGGREDKRTLPNSGMKDRRDYTRDHQRDFSQRESGRSGMGRDRDHRLGRDSNTRTGKENRPVPSRQWKEEKVDADGWITKGPRESRAHREMNREQRERQEAREVRAQHLVNGDSSPPPSPKPQKTDPKACSEEVSVEESKQTAQPLNNNDGEHKTSWAKMALASKDYMERLAAELKEKEEQEKIKKMRLNTRPQTKPQEKVLVPRERDGKPLRRDGPPRENRLSGEMGSAKFRPRDSARPKSPK
- the LOC125035076 gene encoding chromatin-remodeling ATPase INO80-like isoform X4, with protein sequence MPTSQHTPTINGYHTHVYPLMNGDVGKQYCGVCPHTPDTPGPMAVESPVEPCSSSPDTTSGTSGPTSQAPGKAVQVDNTVQDMAAAGQNADQEGNAKACTPLGSSQQNGEVSPESSRPSASPLPASVPTPDSSSSNAPSTENLEKPEEPIPESSSKEDTTTSETQGTQTTPAQTPTPSTPTATPPAQPQQQPTQQPQQLTRDQIQQLVAQQVEYFFSRENLSNDPYLISQMDSDQYVPVYILANCSQFKSITKDHSIIVEALKESPFVQLDEENNRVRPNYKRCIVILREIPESTPVEEIEAMFKSDECPKVVSCEFVHNSSWYVTFESDEDAQKAYWYLRGVVKTFKDKPILARIKTKPVSRLGCLSVLPSYGNKGGGEGKEGSGPPSTPGSAGLPGGPGTPAPNTNFNNPGGQRFMYSSTPSTVTANSYTYSYTTPAAFFYPNMVQWTAPGGFYDINGFLQFNGLSPQAAFKPPSNHNVRYNGNRRYPSRNSKHRDGRYDKVDNRHNSGAGQGSGGNSNNHGNHQNHFPHYPPQRPHPHHRPQSSQSPSQSTHRNSQPPTSTTAPPPPPPPPPPQPSAATSAGTNNQSFAQCDLAIASQSNLYTSFSPPTGPATPVIRAEKKEVVTVSKASSSSSPSPVSLAQTPVHTTTASPPFSSTSMLNSSVSTTTVASVSATVASTTSAATVSVATTTSTSHQPAQQHQAHGPTQQQHHAQHQAPGPPHRNNYNNDHYHGHYQYHPGPRDPQQPRQFFKNWFCPRNRGVRRRPRGREEETQTSGGNRSMPQRGGTTQPPSNDNPKQGNSQEATPPPQPPQPQFDLEAAAFPPLPGSDEQVPVAEEKRQPESLPSAWGSDTQRFSDVMKGTAKPRAPSQSSVGEKDLPLEPSIPSSSTSPAPSVSAAAVPPVASTPTSTAATTQASQTSSTTTTLPSSQDVLSTAPTTVSLSSSCSTVSSSTTSNTTSNVVASSSSSSSSSNSSINKLETRPVPREQRGGREDKRTLPNSGMKDRRDYTRDHQRDFSQRESGRSGMGRDRDHRLGRDSNTRTGKENRPVPSRQWKEEKVDADGWITKGPRESRAHREMNREQRERQEAREVRAQHLVNGDSSPPPSPKPQKTDPKACSEEVSVEESKQTAQPLNNNDGEHKTSWAKMALASKDYMERLAAELKEKEEQEKIKKMRLNTRPQTKPQEKVLVPRERDGKPLRRDGPPRENRLSGEMGSAKFRPRDSARPKSPK